The following are encoded together in the Streptomyces tsukubensis genome:
- a CDS encoding carboxylate--amine ligase, with amino-acid sequence MNREVPGLIVKFGDYPLHHGGVGAIRSLGRLGVPMYAITEDRFTPAAASRYLRRAFAWPTTGTEGPEVLIEGLLRVGRRIGRPAVLIPTDEEAAVLIAEHQDVLDEAFLVPRVDTALPRRVASKQGLHELCGKYGIPSPVTAFPESYADIEEFAATARFPVVAKNREAFVRRTSPAVRGTTRIATPGALLALARGWGERPGVILQEYLPRESAEDWIVHGYFDSGSVPLALFTGVKVRSWPPHAGMTASAYVVGNPELASLAAEFVKHIGFSGIVDLDLRYDRRDGRYKLLDFNPRMGAQFRLFESDSGVDVVRALHLHLTGREVPEGAQREGNRYVVENIDLPALLAYRRSGYTTPHAPRRSSGTELAWLAADDPRPFVTMLARMARPGVKHLHDLWRARRAGGIAPAK; translated from the coding sequence TTGAACCGAGAAGTGCCAGGCCTGATCGTCAAGTTCGGCGACTATCCCCTGCACCATGGAGGAGTCGGCGCCATCCGCAGCCTGGGGCGGCTCGGCGTACCGATGTACGCGATCACGGAGGACCGTTTCACACCGGCTGCCGCCTCTCGATATCTGCGCAGGGCCTTCGCCTGGCCGACTACCGGTACCGAAGGCCCTGAGGTGCTGATCGAGGGGTTGTTGCGGGTCGGACGCCGTATCGGCAGGCCCGCCGTGCTGATCCCCACCGACGAGGAGGCCGCGGTCCTCATCGCGGAACACCAGGACGTCCTCGATGAGGCGTTCCTGGTCCCGAGGGTCGACACCGCTCTGCCCCGCCGGGTCGCCAGCAAGCAGGGGCTGCACGAGCTGTGCGGCAAGTACGGCATCCCTTCACCCGTCACCGCCTTCCCGGAGAGTTACGCGGACATCGAGGAGTTCGCCGCCACCGCGCGGTTCCCCGTGGTCGCGAAGAACCGTGAGGCGTTCGTCCGCCGCACGAGCCCTGCTGTCAGGGGCACGACACGTATTGCCACCCCTGGGGCCCTCCTGGCCCTCGCCAGAGGATGGGGTGAGCGCCCCGGCGTCATTCTCCAGGAGTACCTTCCCCGGGAGTCGGCCGAGGACTGGATCGTGCACGGCTATTTCGACTCGGGCTCCGTGCCCCTCGCGCTCTTCACCGGTGTCAAGGTCCGTTCCTGGCCGCCCCACGCGGGCATGACGGCCAGCGCGTACGTCGTAGGGAACCCGGAACTCGCCTCGCTGGCTGCCGAGTTCGTCAAACACATCGGTTTCAGCGGCATCGTCGACCTGGACCTCCGCTACGACCGCAGGGACGGCAGGTACAAACTGCTCGACTTCAATCCGCGGATGGGCGCGCAGTTCCGGCTCTTCGAGAGCGACTCGGGCGTCGATGTCGTACGCGCGCTCCACCTGCACCTCACCGGACGTGAGGTACCCGAGGGCGCGCAACGCGAGGGCAACCGCTACGTCGTGGAGAACATCGACCTGCCCGCCCTTCTGGCCTACCGGCGCAGTGGCTACACCACCCCGCACGCGCCCCGCCGCTCCAGCGGTACCGAACTGGCGTGGCTGGCCGCGGACGACCCCCGGCCCTTCGTGACGATGCTCGCCCGGATGGCGCGGCCCGGAGTGAAGCACCTCCACGATCTGTGGCGGGCGCGCCGGGCCGGGGGGATAGCCCCCGCGAAGTAG
- a CDS encoding NAD(P)-binding domain-containing protein, with amino-acid sequence MIQPVAVIGAGPFGLSTAAHLRARGIPVRIFGDPMVSWRSHMPDGMILKSTPVASNLDTPRPGHTLADYCDAAGIKRLVTDEDLISVETFIQYGEWFRERLVPGLEQVRVVSVDRAAGSGSSAGAGADSGAGAGAGFTLKLDSGEEFTARAVVVATGLTGFAQLPAELAAAVPEGPAPTAAVSHSSQHPELTRFAGRELTVVGAGQSALETAALAVEAGAKVRLVARGGGSVAFGSPPWEQPRLRPNSPFGRAWSLHAISYYAQFFRRLPPQARHYLVRGVLGPMGAWWLRERFEGKVEVHEVARIAGVHMDGDRPALEVRTLSGRPETVEGDHVLAATGYRVDVAALGFLGGGLLSRLAVSRGTPRLGAGYVSSVPGLYFTGLPAAGSYGPVMRFVCGTEFASPRLVGHLAAAHT; translated from the coding sequence GTGATTCAACCGGTAGCAGTGATCGGGGCCGGTCCGTTCGGCCTGTCCACCGCCGCGCATCTGCGGGCCAGGGGGATCCCGGTGCGGATCTTCGGCGACCCGATGGTGAGCTGGCGTTCGCACATGCCGGACGGAATGATCCTCAAGTCCACTCCGGTCGCGTCGAACCTCGACACGCCGCGACCTGGCCACACGTTGGCCGACTACTGCGACGCGGCCGGTATCAAACGGCTGGTCACCGATGAGGACCTGATATCGGTCGAGACGTTCATCCAGTACGGGGAGTGGTTCAGGGAGCGGCTCGTCCCCGGCCTCGAACAGGTGCGGGTCGTCTCCGTGGACCGCGCGGCCGGCAGCGGCTCAAGCGCGGGCGCGGGTGCGGACTCGGGAGCAGGCGCGGGTGCGGGCTTCACCCTGAAGCTGGACTCCGGCGAGGAGTTCACCGCCCGTGCCGTCGTCGTCGCCACGGGCCTTACGGGGTTCGCGCAGCTCCCGGCCGAGTTGGCCGCCGCGGTCCCCGAGGGTCCGGCTCCCACGGCGGCCGTGTCGCACAGTTCGCAGCACCCGGAGCTGACCAGGTTCGCGGGCCGTGAGCTGACCGTCGTCGGCGCGGGCCAGTCGGCGCTGGAGACGGCCGCGCTGGCCGTCGAGGCAGGGGCGAAGGTACGGCTGGTGGCGCGCGGCGGCGGTTCCGTGGCCTTCGGCTCACCGCCGTGGGAGCAGCCGAGGCTGCGGCCGAACTCGCCGTTCGGACGGGCCTGGTCCCTGCACGCGATCAGCTACTACGCGCAGTTCTTCCGGCGGCTGCCACCGCAGGCCAGGCACTACCTCGTACGCGGGGTGCTCGGCCCCATGGGCGCGTGGTGGCTGCGGGAACGGTTCGAGGGGAAAGTCGAGGTCCACGAGGTCGCCCGGATAGCGGGGGTCCACATGGACGGCGACCGCCCCGCTCTGGAGGTGCGGACGCTGTCGGGCAGGCCGGAGACGGTCGAGGGCGACCATGTCCTCGCGGCGACCGGCTACCGCGTCGATGTCGCCGCACTCGGTTTCCTCGGCGGTGGGCTGCTGTCCCGCCTGGCGGTCAGCCGAGGCACACCGAGGCTCGGCGCCGGCTATGTCTCCTCGGTACCCGGGCTGTACTTCACAGGACTGCCGGCGGCCGGTTCGTACGGCCCGGTGATGAGGTTCGTCTGCGGCACCGAATTCGCCTCCCCGCGCCTCGTCGGGCATCTGGCGGCGGCGCATACGTAG
- a CDS encoding HAD family hydrolase, with the protein MPAPPTYSLIATDLDGTLLRDREGVVSARTRSALGRASRAGARHIVVTGRPAPQVRHLLIELEYQGLAVCAQGAQVYDAEAERLLHSVAFDRALAETALGKIEAELGQTFAGVNQDGCEGLMLMEPGFVTPPPALPSVRVGVRDELWAEPITKVLVIHPRMTEDELAHAARTIVGDLVAVVMAGPGAVELQPLGMSKAAGLALAAGRLGASGADTIAFGDMPNDVPMFQWAARGVAMANAHSELKAVADEVTLSNADDGVAVVLERLYA; encoded by the coding sequence ATGCCCGCACCGCCCACGTACTCCCTCATCGCCACCGACCTGGACGGCACCCTGCTGAGAGACCGGGAAGGGGTCGTCTCGGCGCGTACGCGCTCGGCGCTCGGCCGGGCGTCCCGCGCGGGCGCGCGCCACATCGTGGTGACGGGCCGGCCCGCGCCGCAGGTCAGACATCTGCTGATCGAGCTGGAGTACCAGGGCCTCGCCGTCTGCGCGCAGGGCGCGCAGGTCTACGACGCCGAGGCGGAACGGCTGCTGCACTCCGTGGCGTTCGACCGGGCGCTGGCGGAGACGGCTCTCGGCAAGATCGAGGCCGAACTGGGACAGACTTTCGCGGGCGTGAACCAGGACGGCTGCGAGGGGCTGATGCTGATGGAGCCCGGCTTCGTCACCCCGCCGCCCGCCCTGCCGTCCGTTCGTGTCGGCGTGCGTGACGAACTGTGGGCCGAGCCCATCACCAAGGTCCTCGTCATCCACCCCCGTATGACCGAGGACGAACTGGCCCACGCGGCCCGCACGATCGTCGGGGACCTGGTCGCCGTGGTGATGGCGGGCCCCGGAGCGGTGGAGCTCCAGCCGCTCGGCATGTCCAAGGCGGCCGGGCTCGCGCTGGCGGCGGGGCGGCTGGGCGCGAGCGGCGCCGACACGATCGCCTTCGGGGACATGCCCAACGACGTGCCGATGTTCCAGTGGGCCGCGCGAGGTGTCGCCATGGCCAACGCCCACTCGGAGCTGAAGGCCGTCGCCGACGAGGTCACGCTGTCGAACGCGGATGACGGGGTGGCCGTGGTGCTGGAGCGGCTGTACGCGTAG
- a CDS encoding zinc-binding dehydrogenase translates to MRALVVDHGEAGPVRFADVEEPVPSSDEALVEIRHIGLNFGELNYVRQWPAGAVHGHDAAGVVVRAASDGSGPPEGTRVALGMSAHAWAERVAVGTASLGTVPEGVDLAAGAALGIAGVTALRVLRKRSLLARDVLITGASGGVGHFAVQLAALAGARVTALVGSQDRAAGLRELGADKVLTDLAETECRFDLVLDTVAGPLVAQAWNSLAEGGTIHLVGYSSGQDSTFPSGALFGFGEPRTIATYGDMTPTSGELTDLLGLVASGRLVVPVGLRGDWKDVDDAVQTLFARKVHGKIVLDVI, encoded by the coding sequence ATGCGCGCCCTTGTGGTCGATCACGGCGAGGCAGGCCCCGTCCGGTTCGCCGATGTGGAGGAGCCTGTGCCGTCCAGCGACGAGGCGTTGGTCGAGATACGGCACATCGGGCTCAACTTCGGGGAGCTGAACTACGTGCGGCAGTGGCCGGCCGGCGCTGTGCACGGCCACGACGCGGCCGGCGTCGTGGTGCGCGCCGCATCCGACGGCTCGGGGCCACCCGAAGGCACGCGCGTCGCGCTGGGGATGTCCGCCCACGCGTGGGCGGAGCGGGTGGCGGTCGGCACCGCCTCGCTCGGCACCGTCCCCGAGGGCGTGGACCTGGCCGCCGGTGCCGCGCTGGGGATCGCCGGAGTAACCGCGCTGCGGGTGCTGCGCAAGCGTTCCCTGCTGGCGCGCGACGTCCTGATCACCGGCGCCAGCGGGGGCGTGGGGCACTTCGCCGTCCAGCTGGCGGCGCTGGCGGGCGCCCGGGTGACGGCACTCGTGGGTTCGCAGGACCGGGCCGCCGGGCTCCGCGAACTCGGGGCCGACAAGGTCCTGACCGACCTGGCCGAGACAGAGTGCCGGTTCGACCTCGTCCTGGACACGGTCGCCGGGCCGCTGGTGGCCCAGGCGTGGAATTCCCTCGCCGAGGGCGGCACCATCCACCTGGTCGGTTACTCCTCGGGGCAGGACTCCACGTTCCCGTCAGGGGCCCTGTTCGGCTTCGGCGAACCCCGCACCATCGCCACCTACGGTGACATGACGCCGACCAGCGGGGAACTGACGGATCTGCTGGGCCTCGTCGCCTCGGGGAGGCTGGTGGTACCGGTCGGACTGCGAGGCGACTGGAAGGACGTGGACGACGCCGTCCAGACGCTGTTCGCCCGCAAGGTGCACGGAAAGATCGTTCTTGACGTGATCTGA
- a CDS encoding AraC family transcriptional regulator: MDVLAEALRVSGARGALGVVLKAGGTWGLWLDTYPGAALHVVSHGTMWLHVPGEKPLEVHAGDAVLVSPGTAHGIAGAADVTMGSCDREAAARAFGDGRALRLGSAPVRTEVIVLHYEQDPEVSTPVLTSLARPMHVTAHQNAQLRRTVELLTAELAQPQIGTTAAVNSIVDLLLVQFVRAWLARHPEESSGSWLGAMRDPVVRDALARVHARPEHPWTTESLATATAVSRTTLSRHFRSALGQTPGAYVTQWRMDVASVQLRDTDKPVESISGEVGYASPHAFSRAFRRARGMPPGEYRSRLRE; the protein is encoded by the coding sequence ATGGACGTACTCGCGGAAGCCTTGCGTGTATCGGGTGCGCGAGGAGCGCTCGGGGTCGTGCTGAAGGCTGGAGGAACCTGGGGCCTCTGGCTGGACACCTACCCAGGAGCGGCACTGCACGTGGTGTCCCACGGCACGATGTGGCTGCACGTCCCAGGTGAGAAACCCCTGGAGGTGCATGCTGGCGACGCCGTTCTGGTGTCGCCGGGCACCGCACACGGGATAGCCGGCGCCGCCGACGTGACCATGGGTTCCTGCGACCGTGAGGCGGCGGCCCGCGCTTTCGGCGACGGCCGGGCCCTGCGGCTGGGCTCGGCGCCGGTGCGGACAGAAGTGATCGTCCTGCACTACGAGCAGGACCCGGAGGTGAGCACACCGGTGCTTACCTCCCTCGCCCGGCCGATGCACGTCACAGCCCACCAGAACGCGCAGCTCAGAAGGACCGTCGAACTCCTCACGGCGGAACTCGCCCAGCCCCAGATCGGCACCACCGCCGCCGTCAACAGCATCGTCGACCTCCTGCTGGTCCAGTTCGTACGCGCCTGGCTGGCCCGCCACCCGGAGGAATCGTCCGGCTCATGGCTGGGCGCCATGCGTGATCCGGTCGTGCGCGACGCCCTGGCGCGTGTCCACGCCCGACCGGAACACCCCTGGACCACCGAGTCCCTGGCAACCGCGACGGCGGTGTCCCGGACGACGCTGTCCAGGCACTTCCGGTCCGCCCTCGGACAGACGCCGGGCGCGTACGTGACGCAGTGGCGCATGGACGTGGCATCCGTCCAGCTCCGCGACACCGACAAGCCGGTCGAGTCGATCTCCGGCGAGGTCGGCTACGCCTCTCCGCACGCTTTCAGCCGTGCCTTCCGACGCGCCCGAGGGATGCCCCCGGGGGAGTACCGTTCGCGACTCCGCGAGTGA
- a CDS encoding CocE/NonD family hydrolase, with the protein MKIQTEYPYGTTREDIRIPLPDGTLLYARVWRPVTDEPVPALLEYLPYRLTDWTAPRDWQRHPWYAGHGYASVRVDVRGHGNSGGKPGDEYDATELADGVAVVEWLAGQPWCSGKVGMFGISWGGFNSLQIAALAPEPLKAVVTVCSADDRYDNDVHYMGGSVLAVDMHAWASTMLAFVSRPPDPEFVGPEWRDMWLRRLEGVEPFIHTWLNHQTRDDYWKHGSVSEDYSAIDAAVLAVGGWHDPYRDTVLRLVENLPEDRVRGIIGPWSHQYPDRGLPPGPAIGFLQETLRWWDHHLKGTDNDVMDEPLLRSWISESHPPATVYDELPGRWVGDTAWPSPSVTPTVYGFQGAPMIVKSPQQTGLDAGRFFPFGNDGDLPPDQRDEDAKSGCFDFEVPEDIEILGRAKVKLRLTCETPRGQVIARLCDVAPDGSSTLVTRGVLNLTSRHGRDRVVAWQPGATEDIEFQLNGVGHSFPPGHRIRLAVSSAYWPWIWPQPGSEAGFTLDPAGSSLELPVRTPGEYSVNGGDGNEDGGDGAGAGAGAGAVENQISFEGPEESEPLGVVHPESLDGPPRPERLIGRDVAAGTWRLEVDPRYGGTRIYPDGLEFTEDALETYTIQENDPLSAHTRSDWSIRLHRPEMAWDATVHTRSEITCDTTEFICVNEVVCRDGGEVVFHRTWEKRIPRTAG; encoded by the coding sequence CTGAAGATCCAGACCGAGTACCCCTACGGGACGACCCGCGAGGACATCCGGATCCCGCTGCCCGACGGCACGCTGCTCTACGCGCGCGTGTGGCGCCCGGTCACCGACGAACCGGTGCCCGCCCTCCTCGAATACCTCCCCTACCGCCTCACCGACTGGACCGCGCCCCGCGACTGGCAGCGACATCCCTGGTACGCCGGGCACGGCTACGCCTCCGTACGGGTGGACGTCCGCGGCCACGGCAACAGCGGGGGGAAGCCGGGTGACGAGTACGACGCCACGGAGCTGGCCGACGGCGTCGCCGTCGTGGAGTGGCTCGCCGGGCAGCCGTGGTGCAGTGGCAAGGTCGGCATGTTCGGCATCTCCTGGGGCGGCTTCAACTCCCTCCAGATCGCCGCGCTCGCCCCGGAGCCCCTCAAGGCCGTCGTCACGGTCTGTTCGGCCGACGACCGCTACGACAACGACGTGCACTACATGGGCGGCTCGGTCCTCGCCGTGGACATGCACGCCTGGGCGTCGACCATGCTGGCCTTCGTCTCCCGGCCCCCGGACCCGGAGTTCGTCGGCCCCGAGTGGCGTGACATGTGGCTGCGGCGGCTGGAGGGCGTCGAGCCGTTCATCCACACGTGGCTGAACCACCAGACGCGTGACGACTACTGGAAGCACGGCAGCGTCAGCGAGGACTACTCGGCGATCGACGCGGCCGTCCTCGCCGTGGGCGGCTGGCACGACCCGTACCGCGACACGGTGCTGCGCCTCGTCGAGAACCTGCCGGAGGACCGCGTACGCGGCATCATCGGCCCCTGGTCGCACCAGTACCCGGATCGAGGGCTGCCGCCCGGCCCTGCCATCGGATTCCTCCAGGAGACCCTGCGCTGGTGGGACCACCACCTCAAGGGCACGGACAACGACGTCATGGACGAGCCCCTGCTGCGCTCCTGGATCAGCGAGTCGCACCCGCCCGCCACGGTCTACGACGAGTTGCCGGGCCGCTGGGTCGGCGACACCGCCTGGCCCTCCCCCTCCGTCACCCCGACGGTCTACGGGTTCCAGGGCGCCCCCATGATCGTCAAGTCGCCGCAGCAGACGGGGCTGGACGCGGGCCGCTTCTTCCCGTTCGGGAACGACGGTGACCTGCCGCCCGACCAGCGTGACGAGGACGCGAAGTCGGGCTGTTTCGACTTCGAGGTGCCCGAGGACATCGAGATCCTCGGGCGCGCCAAGGTCAAGCTGCGGCTCACCTGCGAGACCCCGCGCGGACAGGTCATCGCGCGCCTCTGCGACGTGGCACCGGACGGTTCCTCCACCCTGGTCACCAGAGGCGTGCTGAACCTGACGTCACGGCACGGCAGGGACCGGGTCGTGGCCTGGCAGCCCGGCGCCACCGAGGACATCGAGTTCCAGCTCAACGGCGTCGGCCACTCGTTCCCCCCTGGACACCGCATCCGGTTGGCCGTCTCCTCGGCCTACTGGCCCTGGATCTGGCCGCAGCCCGGCTCCGAGGCGGGGTTCACCCTCGACCCCGCGGGCAGTTCTCTTGAGCTTCCCGTACGGACCCCTGGCGAGTACTCCGTCAACGGGGGCGACGGCAACGAGGACGGGGGCGACGGAGCCGGGGCCGGGGCCGGGGCCGGGGCCGTCGAGAATCAGATCAGCTTCGAGGGGCCCGAGGAGTCGGAGCCGCTCGGCGTGGTCCACCCCGAGTCCCTGGACGGCCCGCCGCGCCCCGAACGTCTCATCGGCCGCGATGTCGCCGCAGGCACCTGGCGGCTGGAGGTCGACCCGCGCTACGGCGGCACCCGGATCTACCCGGACGGCCTGGAGTTCACCGAGGACGCGCTGGAGACGTACACCATCCAGGAGAACGACCCGCTGAGCGCCCACACCCGCTCCGACTGGTCGATCCGGCTGCACCGGCCCGAGATGGCCTGGGACGCCACCGTCCACACCCGCTCCGAGATCACCTGCGACACGACGGAGTTCATCTGCGTCAACGAGGTGGTGTGCAGGGACGGCGGCGAGGTCGTCTTCCACCGCACATGGGAGAAGCGGATTCCGCGCACGGCGGGCTAG
- a CDS encoding peptide MFS transporter: protein MNRKTPELLGVHALPPTTAETDPSAEAPPPGDDRAFFGQPRGLMTLSGLEVWERFSFLGMQAILVLYFADTVAHDGLGMDAGTAASVSAAYGTLVYLVSVAGGWLADRLLGSYRAVLWGGILIACGHYAMAVPTATMTWVGLGLISAGTGLLKPNVASMVGKLYRTEDERRDAGFALYYMGINIGSFLGPLITGWLGDHAGWHWGFSAAAFGMTLGLIQYVLGRRHLAGRKNSAEYALPPASMRRVVVRLVVGVLVVAAVATALALAGWLTIDRFVDVLTIVSAVAPVIYFAVMFRSPRVSSEERGRLRPYVVLFLASVVFNFILFQAYSTMILLASTNARTEVLGFHFPASWYASALGAFEVALAPVVAATWAKMGTRQPHASNKIAFGVVLGGLSFVLMALPTSGHSGDDYKMAAWWIVGSFLLLGLGDILVETSGLSASTKLAPRAFASQTMALWFLSLALANGVQAQVVKLYGQVSNPAYFGVNGAIAVVAGAAVVAAAPWLRRTMHPVH from the coding sequence ATGAACAGGAAGACTCCAGAACTACTGGGAGTACACGCTTTGCCCCCCACAACGGCTGAAACCGACCCCTCCGCCGAGGCGCCGCCACCGGGCGACGACCGGGCATTCTTCGGGCAGCCACGGGGCCTGATGACCCTATCGGGCCTGGAGGTGTGGGAACGCTTCTCCTTCCTCGGCATGCAGGCGATCCTCGTCCTGTACTTCGCCGACACCGTCGCCCACGACGGCCTCGGCATGGACGCGGGTACGGCCGCCTCGGTGTCCGCGGCCTACGGGACCCTCGTCTATCTGGTCTCCGTGGCCGGCGGCTGGCTCGCCGACCGCCTCCTCGGCTCGTACCGCGCGGTGCTGTGGGGCGGGATTCTCATCGCCTGCGGCCACTACGCGATGGCCGTGCCCACCGCCACCATGACCTGGGTGGGGCTGGGGCTGATCAGCGCGGGGACCGGCCTGCTCAAACCGAACGTCGCCTCCATGGTCGGCAAGCTCTACCGCACGGAGGACGAGCGCAGGGACGCCGGCTTCGCGCTGTACTACATGGGCATCAACATCGGCTCGTTCCTCGGGCCGCTCATCACCGGCTGGCTCGGCGACCACGCGGGCTGGCACTGGGGGTTCTCCGCCGCCGCCTTCGGCATGACGCTCGGCCTCATCCAGTACGTGCTCGGCCGCCGCCACCTGGCCGGGCGCAAGAACTCCGCCGAATACGCGCTGCCGCCCGCTTCGATGCGCCGGGTGGTGGTCAGGCTTGTCGTCGGGGTTCTGGTGGTGGCCGCCGTCGCCACCGCGCTCGCTCTGGCCGGCTGGCTGACCATCGACCGGTTTGTGGATGTTCTCACCATCGTCTCGGCCGTGGCGCCCGTCATCTACTTCGCTGTGATGTTCCGCAGCCCCCGGGTCTCGTCGGAGGAACGCGGGCGACTGCGCCCCTACGTGGTGCTGTTCCTGGCGTCCGTGGTGTTCAACTTCATCCTCTTCCAGGCGTACTCGACGATGATCCTGCTCGCCTCGACCAACGCCCGCACCGAGGTCCTCGGCTTCCACTTCCCCGCGAGCTGGTACGCCTCGGCGCTCGGCGCCTTCGAGGTGGCCCTCGCCCCGGTGGTCGCCGCCACCTGGGCCAAGATGGGCACGCGCCAGCCGCACGCCTCCAACAAGATCGCCTTCGGTGTCGTCCTCGGCGGCCTCTCCTTCGTACTGATGGCGCTCCCCACCTCAGGACACAGCGGCGACGACTACAAGATGGCCGCCTGGTGGATCGTCGGCTCCTTCCTGCTGCTGGGGCTCGGCGACATCCTGGTCGAGACCTCGGGGCTCTCCGCCAGCACCAAACTCGCGCCCAGGGCCTTCGCCAGCCAGACCATGGCCCTCTGGTTCCTCTCCCTGGCCCTCGCCAACGGCGTCCAGGCCCAAGTGGTGAAGCTCTACGGCCAGGTCTCCAACCCCGCGTACTTCGGTGTCAACGGCGCCATCGCCGTGGTGGCCGGCGCGGCCGTCGTCGCCGCCGCGCCCTGGCTGCGGCGCACCATGCACCCCGTTCACTGA